In Actinoplanes derwentensis, the following proteins share a genomic window:
- a CDS encoding cytochrome ubiquinol oxidase subunit I, producing MDVLDLTRLQFAVVTIYHYLFVPVSICLSATAAGFQLTWMRTGRDKYLHLTKFTGKLLIVTFAVGVVTGLVQEFQFGLGWSAFARFYGDVFGPTLAIEGMLAFFLEATFLALWYFGWDRLPRRIHAATIVVVAVGTLLSAYIILAANSFMQNPVAYALDPETGRAHLTSFTDLMTNEVVLAAFPHTMGGAAMAGGGLLMAIGIWRASADTAFRTLSRVGAWTVLIGGAVTAISGDHLGKVMTAVQPMKMAAAEALYETTTSAPFSVFAIGELGHDRPFFSIEIPGLLSFLGTGSFSGTVQGIDDLQASYTALYGPGSYVPMIPVAFWTFRLMMGAGILAMALAAFHLWRMEDTRWNRVVPGALTRLLPGFLKPALGTPAWLRRFVLLAPVLPAAANTFGWIFTETARQPWLAFGISKVSDGISPGLTSPEVIASLAGFTLVYGLLAIVWYRLVVHLSRQPLTPSVSSSEEPEPVPSY from the coding sequence CGCGGTCGTGACGATCTACCACTATCTGTTCGTCCCGGTGTCGATCTGCCTGTCCGCCACCGCGGCCGGCTTCCAGCTCACGTGGATGCGGACCGGCCGTGACAAGTACCTGCACCTGACCAAGTTCACCGGCAAGCTGCTGATCGTCACGTTCGCGGTCGGCGTGGTCACCGGCCTCGTGCAGGAGTTCCAGTTCGGGCTCGGGTGGAGCGCGTTCGCCCGGTTCTACGGTGACGTCTTCGGGCCGACCCTGGCGATCGAGGGCATGCTCGCGTTCTTCCTCGAAGCCACGTTCCTGGCCCTGTGGTACTTCGGCTGGGACCGGCTGCCGCGCCGCATCCACGCGGCCACCATCGTGGTCGTCGCGGTCGGGACGTTGCTGTCGGCGTACATCATCCTGGCCGCCAACTCGTTCATGCAGAACCCGGTCGCCTACGCCCTCGACCCGGAGACCGGACGCGCGCACCTGACCAGCTTCACCGACCTGATGACCAACGAGGTGGTACTCGCGGCGTTCCCGCACACCATGGGCGGCGCGGCGATGGCCGGTGGCGGGCTGCTGATGGCGATCGGGATCTGGCGCGCTTCAGCTGACACCGCGTTCCGCACCCTGTCCCGGGTCGGCGCGTGGACCGTGCTGATCGGCGGGGCCGTCACCGCGATCAGCGGCGACCACCTCGGCAAGGTGATGACGGCCGTGCAGCCGATGAAGATGGCCGCCGCCGAAGCGCTCTACGAGACCACCACGTCGGCGCCGTTCTCGGTCTTCGCCATCGGCGAGCTGGGGCACGACCGGCCGTTCTTCAGCATCGAGATCCCCGGACTGCTGTCGTTCCTGGGCACCGGGTCGTTCAGCGGCACCGTCCAGGGCATCGACGACCTGCAAGCCTCTTACACCGCGTTGTACGGGCCGGGAAGCTATGTCCCGATGATCCCGGTCGCGTTCTGGACGTTCCGGCTGATGATGGGCGCCGGGATCCTGGCGATGGCCCTCGCCGCCTTCCACCTGTGGCGGATGGAGGACACCCGATGGAACCGGGTCGTCCCCGGTGCCCTCACCCGGCTGCTGCCCGGCTTCCTCAAACCCGCCCTCGGCACCCCGGCCTGGCTGCGGCGATTCGTCCTGCTCGCCCCGGTCCTGCCCGCCGCGGCCAACACCTTCGGCTGGATCTTCACCGAGACGGCCCGGCAGCCGTGGCTGGCGTTCGGCATCTCCAAGGTGTCCGACGGCATCTCCCCCGGGCTCACCAGCCCTGAGGTGATCGCGTCGCTGGCCGGTTTCACGCTGGTCTACGGCCTGCTCGCGATCGTCTGGTACCGCCTGGTCGTTCACCTCTCCCGTCAGCCGCTGACACCTTCGGTTTCTTCTTCGGAGGAACCCGAGCCGGTCCCCTCGTACTAG